The Spirosoma radiotolerans genome has a window encoding:
- a CDS encoding PVC-type heme-binding CxxCH protein, translated as MTSINNRLRIATFMLATGLCVSCSHYQDALTPEEALNSFKLNDDRLTISVFAAEPNVLDPVEMVFDEDGNVFVVEMPDYPAKPDDGSLGGAIRMLTDTNGDGRMDSATVFADHLSEATSILPWQGGLLVTAAPNIMFLKDTTGDHRADLKEILFTGFFADNSEAQITNLRLSIDNWIYASNTGREGEIRFTRNPKAKPVFVKGGDFRFRLDRGQFEVESSSGQFGLAIDDWGNRFFTENSLHVQQAPIPARYLYRHTYLPAVAPTLNISDHDPIMFQETPAPYWRQERTKRRNQQFEEAKLDRREYADDHFTGASGGTYYGGDALPTDYYGSIFTGEVAGNLIHRDVLKRLPDSPKFVAQRGNGEKEHEFLASTDPWFRPANFTVGPDGSLYVIDMYRQHIETPTAIPEDLKEEMDFMNGSKLGRIYRIAAKTSKPVVVQPKLRSKTSTELVALLAHPNQWWRLQAQRLLLEKQDKSVVPALKDLFTKDINPQARLHAFFTLEGLNALDISLVKQAMQDAQPDIRAYGLMMAERFPTSLPQVIEKASDPSAPVAFQAALSLGQFPAQQVAPALAGILEKYGKDAWFRTAVLSSEAGSSLELARQLAGRSGYFKSITPEKDTLLTDLAFVIGSRNRKDEAVQLVTLFDNQPHWQQIALTGLTNGLKAVGQPIDDRLRRMIESKSVAVQ; from the coding sequence ATGACTTCGATCAACAACCGACTCAGGATTGCCACATTCATGCTGGCTACAGGTTTATGCGTTTCCTGCTCGCACTATCAAGATGCCCTCACGCCCGAAGAAGCTCTCAACAGCTTTAAACTGAACGATGACAGGCTGACCATTTCGGTCTTTGCTGCCGAGCCAAACGTGCTGGACCCCGTTGAAATGGTGTTTGACGAAGACGGCAACGTATTCGTGGTCGAGATGCCCGATTATCCGGCCAAGCCCGATGATGGTTCGCTGGGTGGGGCCATCCGAATGCTGACGGATACGAACGGCGACGGCCGGATGGATTCGGCAACGGTCTTTGCGGATCACCTCTCCGAGGCCACCAGTATTTTGCCCTGGCAAGGTGGCTTGCTAGTGACGGCGGCCCCCAACATTATGTTCCTCAAAGACACCACCGGCGACCATCGGGCGGATCTGAAAGAAATTCTGTTTACTGGCTTTTTTGCGGATAACTCCGAAGCCCAGATCACCAATCTCCGGCTTAGCATCGATAACTGGATTTACGCATCCAATACGGGCCGGGAGGGCGAAATCCGATTTACGAGAAACCCTAAAGCGAAGCCCGTTTTTGTTAAAGGCGGAGACTTCCGATTTCGGCTCGACCGGGGTCAGTTTGAAGTCGAGTCAAGTTCAGGTCAATTTGGGCTGGCTATAGACGATTGGGGCAATCGGTTCTTTACCGAAAACAGCCTGCATGTTCAGCAGGCCCCTATTCCGGCGCGTTACCTGTACCGACATACTTATCTGCCAGCGGTGGCACCTACCCTTAATATTTCTGACCACGACCCGATTATGTTTCAGGAAACGCCTGCCCCTTATTGGCGTCAGGAACGTACGAAACGCCGGAATCAGCAGTTCGAGGAAGCCAAACTCGACCGGCGAGAATACGCCGATGACCATTTTACCGGGGCCTCGGGCGGTACCTATTATGGTGGAGATGCTTTACCAACAGACTATTATGGCTCGATCTTCACGGGCGAAGTAGCGGGTAATCTCATCCACCGCGATGTACTGAAACGCTTGCCCGATAGTCCCAAATTTGTGGCACAACGGGGCAATGGAGAGAAAGAGCATGAGTTTCTGGCATCGACCGACCCCTGGTTCCGGCCTGCCAACTTCACCGTTGGCCCCGACGGATCGCTTTATGTGATCGACATGTATCGGCAGCATATCGAAACGCCCACTGCCATTCCGGAAGATCTCAAGGAAGAAATGGATTTTATGAACGGCAGTAAGTTGGGGCGTATCTACCGGATTGCGGCTAAAACCAGTAAACCCGTCGTCGTACAGCCAAAGCTGAGGAGCAAAACCAGTACGGAACTTGTGGCCTTACTAGCTCATCCAAACCAGTGGTGGCGATTACAGGCCCAACGGCTTCTGCTCGAAAAACAGGATAAATCAGTCGTTCCGGCGCTAAAGGATCTATTCACCAAAGACATTAACCCACAAGCCCGCCTGCACGCGTTTTTTACGTTGGAAGGCCTGAATGCACTGGATATCAGCCTGGTAAAACAAGCGATGCAGGATGCTCAGCCCGATATTCGTGCCTACGGGTTGATGATGGCCGAGCGCTTCCCGACTTCCCTGCCGCAAGTCATCGAAAAAGCCAGCGACCCGTCGGCTCCGGTAGCGTTTCAGGCAGCATTAAGTCTGGGGCAATTTCCTGCTCAGCAAGTCGCTCCTGCGTTGGCGGGTATTCTTGAGAAATACGGTAAAGATGCCTGGTTTCGAACGGCGGTGTTGAGTTCCGAAGCGGGTTCCTCACTGGAATTGGCACGCCAACTGGCTGGCCGTAGCGGCTATTTCAAGTCGATAACACCCGAAAAAGATACGCTCCTGACGGATTTGGCATTTGTGATCGGTTCCCGTAACCGTAAGGACGAAGCTGTTCAATTAGTGACCCTGTTCGACAACCAACCGCACTGGCAGCAGATCGCCTTAACGGGTTTGACCAATGGGTTAAAAGCCGTGGGCCAGCCTATCGACGACCGGTTGAGACGTATGATCGAATCTAAATCAGTTGCCGTGCAATAG
- a CDS encoding Kelch repeat-containing protein: MNPVNETNVLESSPIIATPYFSGFDMAHDTYNAITAASNGKIYYILCSESYEQGGQFYVYNPATDSTEWLADLTEICGETNANAIPQGKSHVRFYECNGKLYFATHIGVYEMIDGMERLPKNAPDGKTLYPGGHFVSYDLTTGTFENLAIAPEGEGILTMTIDKERGYLYGITWPLGYFIQYDIKANTLKTIGLVSAKGEAGIPGDDYRVLCRSMFVDPLDGAVYFSTSEGDIFRYCPGQESLQKLPHVDLRLDYFGRYDPTHPGSMGYNWRKIFWYVPEQVAYGIHGNSGYLFKFDPRRQRIEVVERLTSEPSRKSGMFDQFSYGYLGFQPGTDQETIYYLTGGPIYQDGKRLKGADQIAKGAAKGLENLHLITFHIPSQTYTDHGPVFFADGTRPTYVNSIAIGADGSVYTLARFSHNGHEIQDLVKIPAVF, encoded by the coding sequence ATGAACCCAGTCAACGAAACCAACGTACTCGAATCCTCCCCAATCATCGCGACCCCCTATTTCTCCGGTTTCGATATGGCGCACGATACATACAATGCCATTACAGCCGCCAGTAATGGGAAAATCTACTACATACTCTGCTCTGAATCCTACGAGCAGGGAGGGCAGTTCTATGTATATAACCCCGCAACAGACAGCACCGAATGGCTGGCGGACCTGACCGAAATCTGTGGCGAAACCAACGCCAACGCCATACCGCAGGGAAAAAGCCACGTCCGGTTTTACGAGTGCAACGGAAAGCTGTATTTCGCCACGCATATTGGCGTCTACGAAATGATCGACGGCATGGAGCGGCTTCCCAAAAACGCGCCCGATGGCAAAACGCTATATCCCGGCGGCCACTTCGTTTCCTACGACCTAACGACCGGTACGTTTGAAAATCTGGCCATTGCGCCCGAAGGCGAGGGCATTTTAACCATGACCATCGACAAAGAGCGCGGCTATTTGTACGGCATTACCTGGCCGCTGGGCTATTTCATTCAGTACGACATCAAGGCCAATACCCTCAAAACAATCGGGCTCGTTTCGGCGAAGGGCGAAGCTGGAATTCCGGGAGATGACTACCGGGTATTGTGCCGCTCCATGTTCGTTGACCCGCTCGATGGAGCGGTTTATTTCTCCACATCCGAAGGGGATATTTTCAGGTATTGTCCTGGCCAGGAAAGTCTTCAAAAACTCCCCCATGTTGATTTGCGGCTCGATTATTTTGGACGCTATGACCCAACGCATCCCGGAAGCATGGGCTACAACTGGCGCAAAATCTTCTGGTACGTCCCCGAACAAGTAGCCTATGGCATACACGGCAATTCGGGTTATCTGTTCAAATTCGATCCCCGTCGGCAACGAATTGAGGTAGTGGAGCGGCTAACTTCGGAGCCGTCCCGGAAGAGTGGCATGTTCGACCAGTTCAGTTATGGGTATCTGGGTTTTCAGCCGGGTACGGATCAGGAGACTATTTATTACCTCACGGGTGGCCCAATTTATCAGGATGGCAAACGCCTGAAAGGTGCTGATCAGATTGCGAAGGGTGCCGCCAAAGGACTCGAGAACCTTCACCTGATCACCTTCCACATTCCGAGCCAGACCTATACCGATCACGGGCCTGTTTTTTTCGCCGATGGCACCCGCCCTACTTACGTCAATTCGATTGCGATTGGCGCGGATGGCTCGGTGTATACGCTGGCTCGCTTTAGTCATAACGGGCACGAAATTCAGGACCTGGTCAAAATTCCGGCTGTGTTTTAG
- a CDS encoding neutral/alkaline non-lysosomal ceramidase N-terminal domain-containing protein — protein sequence MKNVLGFFWVIWLGAFITSPAWAKGWKAGTAKAVITPTEPQWQAGYASRTHAADGKIHDLWAKALALEDETGKQAVLVTTDMLGFPKAMSDRIRERLNSRFGLSKAQIILNSSHTHSGPVLDNALQDIYPLDAAEQAKIDRYSRWLEAQIVTLVGQALQKLEPAEVFSQNGVTRFQVNRRNNKEGALLEQTELKGPNDYAVPVIKITDTRGKLKSIVFGYACHPTVLDLYQWSGDYAGFAQLELEKAHPGVTALFFQGAAGDQNPLPRRTIPLARQYGRELAAAVDRVLDEPMRTLSSQIRTAYSEIQLPLSVPPSEAELTKTIQENEGYLKRWATRLLAEKKKGKAFISHYAYPVQVWQLGNQSILSFGGELVIQYALDCKKRFGQDIFVIGYSNDVMGYIPSATILQEGGYEGASSQMVYGLPSTWAPDVPNLINQEINRLADQVGMQKLK from the coding sequence ATGAAAAACGTATTGGGATTTTTCTGGGTGATATGGCTTGGCGCATTCATCACTTCTCCGGCCTGGGCCAAGGGCTGGAAGGCTGGGACTGCCAAAGCGGTCATTACGCCTACAGAACCGCAATGGCAGGCAGGTTATGCCTCCCGTACTCACGCTGCGGATGGCAAAATCCACGATTTATGGGCCAAAGCGCTGGCGCTGGAAGATGAAACGGGCAAACAGGCCGTGCTGGTCACCACCGATATGCTGGGCTTTCCCAAAGCCATGTCGGATCGTATTCGCGAACGGCTGAACAGCCGGTTTGGTCTCTCTAAAGCACAGATTATTCTCAACAGCTCACACACCCATTCGGGACCGGTGTTAGACAACGCGCTACAGGATATTTACCCACTTGATGCGGCCGAACAGGCCAAAATTGATCGATATTCCAGATGGCTGGAAGCGCAGATCGTAACGCTGGTTGGCCAGGCATTGCAAAAACTGGAACCCGCTGAAGTATTCTCCCAAAACGGGGTTACGCGCTTTCAGGTGAATCGGCGAAACAACAAGGAAGGCGCCCTGCTGGAACAAACCGAGCTGAAAGGACCGAACGACTACGCGGTTCCTGTCATCAAAATTACTGACACCAGAGGTAAACTTAAATCCATTGTCTTTGGGTACGCCTGCCACCCTACGGTGCTGGATTTGTACCAATGGTCGGGCGACTACGCGGGCTTTGCGCAACTGGAGTTGGAGAAAGCGCATCCCGGCGTAACGGCCCTGTTTTTTCAGGGCGCGGCTGGCGATCAGAACCCATTGCCCCGTCGAACCATACCCCTTGCCCGCCAATATGGGCGGGAGTTGGCCGCTGCCGTTGACCGGGTCCTCGACGAGCCCATGCGTACCCTATCGTCCCAGATTCGTACCGCCTATTCCGAAATTCAACTCCCGCTTTCCGTTCCACCCTCCGAAGCGGAATTGACAAAGACCATTCAGGAAAACGAGGGTTATCTGAAACGGTGGGCAACCCGTTTGCTGGCTGAAAAGAAAAAAGGAAAGGCCTTCATAAGCCACTACGCCTATCCGGTACAGGTCTGGCAATTGGGTAACCAATCCATCCTGAGTTTTGGTGGCGAACTCGTGATTCAATATGCCCTCGACTGTAAGAAACGCTTTGGACAGGACATTTTCGTGATAGGCTATTCCAACGACGTTATGGGCTACATCCCTTCAGCCACTATCCTGCAGGAAGGCGGCTATGAGGGCGCTTCATCGCAGATGGTCTATGGCTTACCGAGCACCTGGGCACCGGACGTACCGAACCTGATTAACCAGGAGATAAACCGACTGGCCGACCAGGTTGGGATGCAGAAGCTGAAGTAA